One Saccharopolyspora erythraea NRRL 2338 genomic region harbors:
- a CDS encoding integrase — protein MGRRSELVALNLEDVRETADAGELIRTSKTDQDAQGAEVAIPYGQHADTCPVRLVRAWRAALTARGITSGRLLRSVNRHGRPGASMSTDAVEDVVRARAVAAGLPHAEDYSAHSLRAGVPRRRTGAGAPVSVIAAHGRWAEGSPVVLGYVRATDRWRDNPMKGVGL, from the coding sequence ATGGGTCGCCGCAGTGAGCTGGTCGCGCTGAACCTGGAGGACGTGCGCGAGACGGCTGACGCTGGAGAGTTGATCCGAACCTCCAAGACCGATCAGGACGCCCAGGGCGCGGAGGTCGCCATTCCGTACGGGCAGCACGCCGACACCTGCCCGGTCCGACTGGTGCGAGCCTGGCGGGCGGCGCTGACCGCGCGCGGCATCACCTCTGGTCGCCTACTGCGCTCGGTGAACCGGCACGGCCGTCCTGGTGCCAGCATGTCCACGGATGCAGTGGAAGACGTGGTGCGCGCTCGGGCGGTCGCGGCCGGGCTGCCGCACGCCGAGGACTACTCGGCCCATTCGTTGCGGGCCGGGGTGCCACGTCGGCGTACAGGGGCCGGGGCGCCGGTGTCGGTGATCGCGGCGCACGGCCGGTGGGCGGAGGGCTCGCCGGTAGTTCTGGGCTACGTACGAGCCACTGACCGGTGGCGTGACAACCCGATGAAGGGCGTCGGCCTCTGA
- a CDS encoding Chromate resistance protein ChrB, whose product MLVIRLPAEPSRHRVAVWRELRKAGALLLGHGTWAIPGRTRLRAGGAAGGRSS is encoded by the coding sequence GTGCTGGTCATCAGGCTGCCCGCCGAGCCGTCCCGGCATCGCGTGGCCGTCTGGCGCGAGCTGCGCAAAGCCGGGGCGCTGTTGTTGGGGCACGGCACCTGGGCGATCCCCGGACGTACCCGCCTTCGCGCAGGGGGTGCGGCGGGCGGGCGGTCGAGCTGA
- a CDS encoding NAD-dependent epimerase/dehydratase family protein — protein MQQVVADRQQEDAEGVFGDRVAGLRPDVVVDLVCFTLESAVALVERLRGEVGHLLHCGSLWRYGPSNSLPIAEGTGTEPFGDYGIQKDRIARMLKDETAGGGVVTTSLHPGHIVGPGWAPIGPTGNYDPAVWRTLSAGQPLRIPGLGVELMHHVHADDVAQAFERAIAHRDMAGGEDFNVVAPTALNVRGFAHEAASWFGQEASLESVSWEQFRATTTDEHAQVSWEHLYRSHCLTIEKAKSLLGYSPTYEPGPAVLESVRWLIEHDQLEVDRPLAV, from the coding sequence GTGCAGCAGGTGGTGGCGGATCGTCAGCAGGAGGACGCCGAGGGCGTTTTCGGCGACAGGGTGGCGGGGCTGCGTCCGGATGTCGTCGTCGACTTGGTGTGCTTCACCCTCGAGTCCGCTGTCGCTCTCGTGGAACGACTTCGCGGAGAGGTAGGCCACCTGCTGCACTGCGGTTCCTTGTGGCGTTACGGGCCGAGTAACAGCCTGCCCATCGCGGAGGGGACGGGGACGGAACCGTTCGGTGATTACGGCATCCAGAAGGACCGAATCGCGCGGATGCTGAAGGACGAGACCGCCGGCGGCGGTGTGGTGACGACGTCGCTGCACCCCGGGCACATCGTCGGTCCGGGATGGGCCCCGATCGGACCGACCGGCAACTACGACCCCGCTGTCTGGCGCACGCTGTCGGCCGGGCAGCCACTGCGGATCCCCGGGCTCGGTGTCGAGCTCATGCACCACGTTCACGCCGATGATGTGGCCCAGGCTTTCGAGAGGGCGATCGCGCATCGTGACATGGCAGGTGGGGAGGACTTCAACGTCGTCGCCCCCACGGCCCTGAACGTTCGCGGGTTCGCGCACGAAGCAGCGAGCTGGTTCGGGCAGGAGGCTTCGCTGGAGAGCGTGTCGTGGGAGCAATTCCGCGCGACCACGACCGACGAGCACGCGCAGGTGAGCTGGGAACACCTCTACCGCAGTCACTGCCTCACGATCGAGAAAGCCAAGTCGCTACTCGGGTATTCGCCCACGTACGAGCCCGGGCCCGCCGTGCTCGAGTCCGTTCGCTGGCTCATCGAACACGACCAGCTCGAGGTGGATCGGCCTCTCGCCGTGTAG
- a CDS encoding MarR family winged helix-turn-helix transcriptional regulator: MAADAPGPSRATDRPGDTSPFALGLLLRQAHWRAASVMAEALRPLGIELRHFAVLIELVNRGPTVQRDLAAATGSDKAGIMRVVDDLERKGLAVRKAVAGDRRARAVEITPDGLELFDAAHVAAEPLAERLVAGLGSGEAEQLKALLTRFAYPAGGEA, translated from the coding sequence ATGGCCGCCGACGCCCCTGGCCCCTCGCGGGCGACCGACCGCCCCGGGGACACCTCGCCTTTCGCCCTCGGCCTGCTGCTGCGCCAGGCCCACTGGCGCGCGGCATCGGTGATGGCGGAGGCGCTTCGGCCGCTCGGCATCGAGTTGCGGCACTTCGCCGTGCTGATCGAGCTGGTCAACCGCGGGCCGACGGTCCAGCGGGACCTGGCGGCGGCAACGGGGTCGGACAAGGCCGGAATCATGCGGGTCGTCGACGACCTGGAGCGCAAGGGGCTGGCCGTTCGCAAGGCCGTCGCGGGGGACCGGCGGGCGCGGGCCGTGGAGATCACGCCCGATGGCCTTGAGCTCTTCGATGCGGCCCATGTGGCGGCCGAGCCGCTGGCCGAACGTCTGGTCGCCGGGCTGGGGTCCGGCGAGGCGGAGCAGCTGAAGGCTCTGCTGACCAGGTTCGCCTACCCCGCGGGCGGCGAGGCGTAA
- a CDS encoding IS630 family transposase has translation MGRRGPRLPDLALTDAERETLQRWARRPKTAQALALRARIVLACAEGVSNMDVSRQLQISPPTVTKWRRRFVADRLEGLSDEPRPGAPRTITDQQVETVIAKTLEEAPPNEDSHWSTRSMANAVGMSQTAISRIWRAFELKPHLVQTWKLSTDPLFVEKVRDVVGLYLDPPENALVLCVDEKSQIQALDRTAPILPVMPTTPARMTHDYVRHGTTSLFAALDVATGSIISQHYRRHRHQEFLKFLKTIDKNTPAELDLHLICDNYATHKTPVIKKWLLRHPRFHVHFTPTSASWLNLVERWFAELTNRKLRRSAHRSVTELEADVRAWIESWNADPTPFVWTKTADEIFQTLAAYCQRINDSRH, from the coding sequence ATGGGTCGTAGAGGTCCGCGTTTGCCCGATTTGGCGTTGACGGACGCTGAACGGGAGACGCTTCAGAGGTGGGCGCGTCGCCCGAAAACCGCGCAGGCGTTGGCGTTGCGGGCACGGATCGTGCTCGCCTGCGCCGAGGGAGTGTCCAACATGGACGTCTCGCGGCAGTTGCAGATTTCCCCTCCGACGGTGACGAAGTGGCGCCGCCGCTTTGTCGCTGATCGCCTGGAGGGATTGTCGGACGAGCCCCGGCCGGGTGCCCCGCGCACGATCACTGACCAACAGGTCGAAACCGTGATCGCCAAGACACTGGAGGAGGCGCCGCCGAACGAGGACTCGCATTGGTCGACTCGTTCGATGGCGAACGCGGTCGGGATGTCGCAGACGGCGATTTCCCGGATCTGGCGGGCTTTTGAGCTCAAGCCGCACCTGGTGCAGACCTGGAAGCTCAGCACCGATCCGCTGTTCGTGGAAAAGGTCCGAGACGTCGTCGGCCTCTACCTGGACCCACCGGAAAACGCCCTGGTCCTCTGCGTCGATGAGAAATCCCAGATACAGGCTCTGGATCGCACCGCGCCGATCCTGCCGGTCATGCCCACCACCCCGGCGCGCATGACCCACGACTATGTCCGGCACGGCACCACCAGCCTGTTCGCCGCCCTGGACGTGGCCACCGGATCCATCATCAGCCAGCACTACCGGCGGCACCGCCATCAGGAGTTCCTGAAATTCCTGAAGACCATCGACAAGAACACTCCCGCCGAACTGGACTTGCACCTGATCTGTGATAACTACGCGACGCACAAGACACCCGTGATCAAGAAATGGTTGTTGCGCCACCCGCGCTTCCACGTGCACTTCACCCCCACGAGCGCCTCCTGGCTCAACCTCGTCGAACGGTGGTTCGCCGAGCTGACCAACCGCAAACTCCGCCGATCCGCCCACCGCAGCGTCACCGAACTCGAAGCAGACGTCCGCGCCTGGATCGAATCCTGGAACGCCGACCCCACACCCTTCGTCTGGACCAAGACCGCCGACGAAATCTTCCAAACCCTCGCAGCCTACTGCCAACGAATTAACGACTCACGACACTAG
- a CDS encoding IS5 family transposase, with protein sequence MARPRPWEVSDELWALIEPLLPRHERRFRYPGRRRIDDRKTLQGILFVLYTGIQWEFLPQELGFGSGSTCWRRLAEWQQAGVWEQLQRVLLDRLRAADQLDFSRAVVDSSQIQAKRGRGCPKVGPSPVDRGRPGSKHHVITDACGTPLRVVLTGSNRNDVTQLVPLVEAIPPVRGRPGRPRRKPRRLYADRAYDHDVYRDKLRARGITPRIARRGDDHGSGLGKLRWVVEAAIAWLHGPRRLRIRWETRDDIHDGFLQLTHCMILAAKLPTHAI encoded by the coding sequence ATGGCTCGCCCGAGGCCGTGGGAGGTCAGCGACGAGTTGTGGGCGTTGATCGAGCCGTTGCTGCCCCGGCACGAGCGTCGGTTTCGGTATCCGGGTCGGCGTCGGATCGACGATCGCAAGACTCTGCAGGGCATCTTGTTCGTGCTCTACACCGGCATCCAGTGGGAGTTTCTGCCGCAGGAGTTGGGATTCGGCTCGGGGTCGACGTGCTGGCGGCGGTTGGCCGAGTGGCAGCAGGCCGGAGTATGGGAGCAGTTGCAGCGGGTGCTGCTGGATCGCCTGCGAGCGGCCGATCAGTTGGACTTCTCCCGAGCGGTCGTGGATTCCTCCCAGATCCAGGCCAAACGGGGACGTGGTTGCCCAAAAGTCGGTCCGAGTCCGGTTGACCGTGGTCGGCCGGGCTCGAAGCACCACGTCATCACCGATGCCTGTGGAACCCCGTTGCGGGTGGTGCTGACCGGCAGCAACCGCAACGATGTGACCCAGCTGGTGCCGCTGGTGGAGGCGATCCCACCGGTGCGCGGACGGCCGGGTCGGCCCCGCCGCAAACCCCGCCGCCTCTACGCAGACCGGGCCTACGACCACGACGTCTACCGAGACAAGCTGCGGGCCCGGGGCATCACACCCCGGATCGCTCGCCGAGGTGACGACCACGGTTCCGGCCTCGGCAAGCTGCGGTGGGTGGTCGAAGCCGCGATCGCCTGGCTGCACGGACCACGCCGCCTACGGATCCGCTGGGAAACCCGCGACGACATCCACGACGGCTTCCTCCAACTCACCCACTGCATGATCCTCGCCGCCAAGCTCCCCACACACGCAATCTGA
- a CDS encoding RrF2 family transcriptional regulator, whose translation MKLSQGVEWGLHCTALIAQAPEDTALSRRSLAEHHGLPEAYLAKHLNALTRAGLLTATPGPRGGFRLARPAERITVLDVLDAVEGDAAPFVCQEIRQRGTGAVPPEKCTSPCGIAAVMAQAHEAWRDTLRRTTIADLVGQVPDDIRARNRERFSKAASDRSGSATGRREES comes from the coding sequence ATGAAGCTGTCGCAGGGCGTGGAGTGGGGCCTGCACTGCACGGCGCTGATCGCGCAGGCCCCCGAGGACACCGCCCTGTCCCGGCGGAGCCTGGCCGAGCACCACGGGCTGCCCGAGGCCTACCTGGCCAAGCACCTCAACGCGCTGACCCGCGCCGGCCTGCTGACCGCCACCCCGGGACCGCGCGGCGGGTTCCGCCTGGCCCGGCCCGCCGAGCGGATCACCGTGCTCGACGTACTCGACGCCGTCGAGGGCGACGCCGCGCCGTTCGTGTGCCAGGAGATCCGCCAGCGCGGCACCGGCGCGGTGCCTCCGGAGAAGTGCACCAGCCCGTGCGGCATCGCCGCCGTGATGGCCCAGGCGCACGAGGCGTGGCGCGACACGTTGCGCCGCACCACCATCGCCGATCTGGTCGGCCAGGTTCCCGACGACATCCGCGCCCGCAACCGGGAGCGTTTCAGCAAAGCCGCGTCCGACCGCTCCGGCTCGGCCACCGGACGGCGCGAGGAGAGCTGA
- a CDS encoding sugar phosphate isomerase/epimerase family protein: protein MNIGLMTDSVAALSTTETLDLAAELGIDTVEFATGNWSTAPHLDLEGLLAGEAARAELSAALRDRGLRLSALNASGNQLHPVTGAEQDRVVRGTIRLAGLLGVPTVVLMSGLPAAPGDSTPNWITTCWPPETTEVLERQWETATGYWRQLVEFARAHDVRLALEMHANQLVYNAPTLLRLREAVGPVIGANMDPSHLMWMGSDPIQSVEALDGAIYHVHAKDTRLESDRLGLTSRLETLPFDRVGDRAWNYVTLGDGHPGGTAYWSEFVAALRSSGYTGTLSIEHEDLACTPVDGVRRSVDLLRAALHTEPVA, encoded by the coding sequence ATGAACATCGGACTGATGACCGACAGCGTCGCGGCACTGTCCACGACCGAAACCCTCGACCTCGCCGCCGAGCTCGGAATCGACACCGTCGAGTTCGCCACGGGCAACTGGTCGACCGCCCCGCACCTCGACCTCGAGGGCCTGCTCGCCGGCGAAGCGGCCCGCGCCGAGTTGTCCGCGGCGTTGCGCGACCGCGGCCTGCGCCTCTCCGCGCTGAACGCCAGCGGCAACCAGCTCCACCCCGTCACCGGCGCCGAGCAGGACCGCGTCGTCCGCGGCACGATCCGCCTCGCCGGGCTGCTCGGCGTGCCCACGGTCGTGCTCATGTCCGGCCTCCCGGCCGCGCCGGGCGACAGCACGCCGAACTGGATCACCACGTGCTGGCCGCCGGAGACCACCGAGGTGCTCGAACGCCAGTGGGAGACCGCCACCGGCTACTGGCGGCAGCTCGTGGAGTTCGCACGAGCCCACGATGTGCGGCTCGCTCTGGAAATGCACGCCAACCAGCTCGTCTACAACGCGCCGACCCTGTTGCGGCTGCGCGAGGCCGTCGGCCCCGTCATCGGTGCGAACATGGATCCCAGCCACCTGATGTGGATGGGCTCCGACCCGATCCAGAGCGTCGAGGCGCTCGACGGCGCCATCTACCACGTGCACGCCAAGGACACCCGCCTCGAATCCGACCGGCTCGGGCTGACCTCCCGCCTCGAAACGCTGCCGTTCGACCGCGTCGGCGACCGCGCCTGGAACTACGTCACCCTCGGCGACGGCCACCCCGGCGGCACCGCGTACTGGTCGGAGTTCGTCGCCGCGCTCCGCTCCTCCGGCTACACGGGCACGCTGAGCATCGAGCACGAGGACCTCGCCTGCACTCCCGTCGACGGCGTCCGCCGCTCGGTGGACCTGCTGCGCGCCGCTCTCCACACCGAACCCGTCGCGTGA
- a CDS encoding sugar porter family MFS transporter, with protein sequence MTQTVSAQPEARTSRPKPLVRIITAVATLGALLFGYDTGVISGALPFMALGPERGGLGLTPVTEGIVTSSLVFGAAFGAVLGGRLSDWHGRRRNILTLAVVFFAGALGTALAPNTETMILFRIVLGLAVGGASATVPMFIAELAPAHGRAQLVTHNELMIVTGQLLAYTSNAAIVNFWPGDHAWRYMLGLATIPAVLLWLGMLFLPESPRWYASKGRFDEAMAVLRRIRDADEAGRELADIRRCAENVPETHRGEWTNLRTPWIRKLVVIGVVLGISVQLTGVNTIMYFAPTILQATGLGTTASITASIANGVVSVAATILGIWLLGRLGRRPIIITGQVGVTISLVLLGACFLLPQSTLRSYAVLGFMLIFLFFMQSMIATVWWLMMSEMFPLRFRGFAMGIAIFAQWISNGTVALTFPVLINSFGGNTFFILALINSATIVFLAKFLPETRGKTLEELEEHFQEADPAPQASTS encoded by the coding sequence ATGACGCAGACAGTCTCGGCTCAACCTGAGGCCCGCACGAGCAGACCGAAACCCCTCGTCCGGATCATCACGGCGGTGGCGACCCTGGGCGCGCTGCTGTTCGGCTACGACACCGGTGTCATCTCCGGTGCTCTGCCGTTCATGGCACTCGGCCCGGAACGAGGGGGACTCGGGCTCACCCCGGTCACCGAAGGGATCGTCACCTCCTCACTCGTGTTCGGGGCGGCCTTCGGCGCCGTCCTCGGCGGCCGCCTGTCCGACTGGCACGGCCGCCGGCGCAACATCCTCACGCTCGCGGTGGTCTTCTTCGCCGGGGCTTTGGGCACCGCGCTCGCCCCGAACACCGAGACCATGATCCTCTTCCGGATCGTGCTCGGACTCGCCGTCGGCGGTGCTTCGGCCACCGTGCCTATGTTCATCGCGGAACTGGCTCCGGCCCACGGCCGCGCCCAGCTCGTGACCCACAACGAGCTCATGATCGTGACCGGCCAGCTGCTGGCCTACACCTCCAACGCGGCCATCGTGAACTTCTGGCCGGGCGATCACGCGTGGCGCTACATGCTCGGTCTCGCGACGATCCCAGCGGTGCTGCTGTGGCTGGGCATGCTGTTCCTGCCCGAAAGCCCGCGTTGGTACGCGTCCAAGGGCCGCTTCGACGAAGCGATGGCGGTCCTGCGCCGGATCCGCGACGCCGACGAGGCCGGACGCGAGCTCGCCGACATCCGCAGATGTGCCGAGAACGTACCCGAGACCCACCGGGGCGAGTGGACGAACCTGCGCACTCCCTGGATCCGCAAGCTCGTCGTCATCGGTGTCGTGCTCGGCATCTCGGTACAGCTCACCGGCGTGAACACGATCATGTACTTCGCGCCGACGATCCTGCAGGCCACCGGCCTGGGAACGACGGCGTCGATCACCGCGAGCATCGCCAACGGCGTGGTCTCCGTGGCCGCGACGATCCTCGGGATCTGGCTGCTGGGACGACTGGGCAGACGGCCCATCATCATCACCGGCCAGGTCGGCGTCACGATCTCATTGGTGCTTCTCGGTGCCTGCTTCCTGCTGCCGCAGTCGACGTTGCGCAGCTACGCGGTCCTCGGCTTCATGCTCATCTTCCTGTTCTTCATGCAGAGCATGATCGCGACCGTGTGGTGGCTGATGATGTCGGAGATGTTCCCGCTGCGGTTCCGCGGCTTCGCGATGGGTATCGCGATCTTCGCCCAGTGGATCAGCAACGGGACCGTGGCGCTGACCTTCCCGGTCCTAATCAACTCCTTCGGCGGCAACACGTTCTTCATCCTCGCGCTGATCAACTCCGCGACGATCGTCTTCCTCGCGAAGTTCCTCCCGGAGACGCGCGGGAAGACGTTGGAGGAGTTGGAAGAACACTTCCAGGAAGCCGACCCGGCCCCGCAGGCGTCGACTTCGTAG
- a CDS encoding SDR family oxidoreductase has product MKFAVIGGTGRIGSRVVENLNAAGHQAVPHSPSTGVDIITGQGLEAAVADADAVINLANSPTFDEASLAFFRTSMENLLAASEKVGVRHFVVLSIVGVDQVPELDYYRAKVLQEDLLKAGPIPYSIVRATQFMEFMDATLSMTTEGDTVRLPRTPIQPIAAADVSRFVAEVAAGSPVNGVVNIAGPDVYPLDELGRLTLVAKSDGRSVVTDDTAGMFAAVHGDVLTAPEDARIAPTRYTDWLS; this is encoded by the coding sequence ATGAAGTTCGCAGTCATCGGCGGAACCGGGCGGATCGGGTCACGGGTCGTGGAGAACCTGAACGCGGCCGGTCACCAGGCCGTACCGCACTCCCCGTCCACGGGCGTGGACATCATCACCGGCCAGGGGCTGGAGGCGGCTGTGGCGGACGCCGACGCTGTCATCAACCTGGCGAACTCCCCGACCTTCGACGAGGCCTCGCTCGCCTTCTTCCGGACCTCGATGGAAAACCTCCTCGCCGCGAGCGAGAAGGTCGGGGTCCGGCACTTCGTCGTCCTCTCGATCGTCGGCGTGGACCAGGTGCCCGAGCTGGACTACTACCGGGCGAAGGTGCTCCAGGAGGACCTACTCAAGGCCGGGCCGATCCCCTATTCCATCGTCCGCGCCACGCAGTTCATGGAGTTCATGGACGCGACCCTGTCCATGACCACCGAAGGCGACACCGTCCGCCTGCCGCGCACCCCGATCCAGCCGATCGCCGCCGCGGACGTCTCCAGGTTCGTAGCCGAGGTCGCCGCGGGCAGCCCCGTGAACGGCGTCGTCAACATCGCGGGCCCCGACGTCTACCCCCTCGACGAGCTCGGCCGGCTCACCCTGGTCGCCAAGAGCGACGGGCGCTCCGTCGTCACCGATGACACCGCCGGCATGTTCGCCGCCGTCCACGGCGACGTCCTCACCGCCCCGGAGGACGCCCGCATCGCCCCCACCCGCTACACCGACTGGCTGTCCTGA
- a CDS encoding nitroreductase, protein MDVYEAVRSRRAVRGFTDREVPREVLERVLSAAAWAPSGSNLQPWKIYVVTGEPLAEIKKRAGERLAAGDPFDEAEYEQYPPVLKSPYHERRTAFGEQRYGALGIPRGDVEARQRAASANWDCFGAPAALFCYIDRDLGRPQWSDVGMYLQTVMLLLRAEGLHSCPQMAWAKFHETVAEVLAPPDDLVLFCGMSIGFEDAAEGYTRTGRARLDETVTFVEG, encoded by the coding sequence ATGGACGTCTACGAGGCCGTCAGGAGCCGACGGGCGGTGCGCGGGTTCACCGACCGTGAGGTCCCGAGGGAGGTGCTGGAGCGGGTGCTGTCCGCCGCGGCCTGGGCGCCGTCCGGATCGAACCTTCAGCCGTGGAAGATCTACGTGGTGACCGGCGAGCCGCTGGCCGAGATCAAGAAGCGCGCCGGCGAGCGCCTGGCCGCGGGCGACCCCTTCGACGAGGCGGAGTACGAGCAGTACCCGCCCGTGCTGAAGTCCCCGTACCACGAGCGCCGGACCGCCTTCGGCGAGCAGCGCTACGGCGCGCTCGGCATTCCGCGCGGGGACGTGGAGGCGCGCCAGCGGGCAGCTTCGGCGAACTGGGACTGCTTCGGCGCGCCCGCGGCCCTGTTCTGCTACATCGACCGCGACCTGGGCCGTCCCCAGTGGTCCGACGTCGGCATGTACCTGCAGACCGTCATGCTGCTGCTCCGCGCCGAAGGGCTGCACAGCTGCCCGCAGATGGCGTGGGCGAAGTTCCACGAGACCGTCGCGGAGGTCCTGGCGCCGCCGGACGACCTGGTCCTCTTCTGCGGCATGTCGATCGGGTTCGAGGACGCCGCGGAGGGTTACACCCGTACGGGCAGGGCGCGGCTCGACGAGACGGTCACGTTCGTCGAGGGTTAG
- a CDS encoding Gfo/Idh/MocA family oxidoreductase — MTMNIGVIGCGLMGADHIRTLTTAVSGARVAAVNDADEGRAAGAAAEAEGARVHSDPFGLIDDAEVDAVVVASADETHEEFALACVRAGKPVLCEKPLATTSEACLRVVEAEMRGGRPLVQVGFMRRFDPSYLEMKRVLDSGRIGRALMLHSVHRNAGYPPALPDSALITGTGVHDIDIARWLLGQEIVTATAHTPRRSGLARPDFQDTRFLVLETENGVLVDVEIFVNAGYGYDVRGELVGELGSISLHPPATLTTRYEGLEGRPVARDFRPRFQDAYRNELQAWVTAGASGEVRGATAWDGYASAAVAEACLHSVATGSTAPVEIAPQPALYAPLAA; from the coding sequence ATGACCATGAACATCGGTGTCATCGGATGCGGCCTGATGGGCGCCGATCACATCCGCACCCTCACGACTGCGGTGTCCGGTGCCCGGGTCGCCGCGGTGAACGACGCCGACGAAGGCCGGGCAGCGGGAGCAGCGGCAGAGGCGGAGGGTGCACGGGTGCATTCCGATCCGTTCGGCCTGATCGACGACGCGGAGGTGGATGCCGTGGTGGTCGCCTCCGCCGACGAGACGCACGAGGAGTTCGCACTCGCCTGCGTGCGGGCGGGCAAGCCCGTGCTCTGCGAGAAACCGCTGGCCACGACGAGTGAGGCGTGCCTGCGCGTGGTGGAGGCCGAGATGCGCGGGGGCCGACCGCTGGTGCAGGTCGGGTTCATGCGCCGCTTCGATCCCTCCTACCTGGAGATGAAGCGCGTGCTCGACTCCGGCCGGATCGGGCGGGCGCTGATGTTGCACAGCGTGCACCGCAATGCCGGCTACCCACCGGCTCTGCCCGACTCGGCCCTGATCACCGGCACCGGCGTGCACGACATCGACATCGCCCGCTGGCTGCTGGGCCAGGAGATCGTGACCGCCACCGCGCACACGCCCAGGCGCTCCGGACTGGCCCGGCCGGATTTCCAGGACACCCGGTTCCTCGTGCTCGAGACCGAGAACGGCGTGCTCGTCGACGTCGAGATCTTCGTCAACGCCGGCTACGGCTACGACGTGCGGGGAGAGCTCGTCGGCGAGCTCGGCAGCATCTCGCTGCACCCTCCGGCCACCCTGACCACCCGCTACGAGGGGCTGGAGGGCCGGCCGGTCGCGCGGGACTTCCGTCCCCGTTTCCAGGACGCCTACCGCAACGAGCTGCAGGCGTGGGTGACCGCCGGCGCCTCGGGCGAGGTCCGCGGAGCCACGGCCTGGGACGGCTACGCCTCCGCCGCGGTCGCCGAAGCATGCCTGCACTCGGTGGCCACCGGATCGACCGCACCCGTCGAGATCGCACCGCAACCCGCGCTGTACGCCCCGCTGGCCGCGTGA
- a CDS encoding LacI family DNA-binding transcriptional regulator, whose protein sequence is MRDPGARPGVPGGSPGRAKRPTMSDVAARVGVSQALVSLVFRNQPGASAETRERVFQAAEELGYRPDAAAQLLRRTRSRQLGVLFTMRHPHDVDIVEAVYPAARKHGYNVVLSAMVATRGERQAVEELLALRSEAIIIIGTESSAHELAAVAGQTPVVEINPTARAAGVDVVRTADGNGVRQAVDHLAELGHRAIAHLDGGVMPGAGERRRGYRAAMRRHGLAEHIQIHSGDYTEESGAQAARELLAHDELPTAVIAGNDRSAHGLLTTLLRAGVRVPEDVSIVGYDDSQLARLSFIDLTSVRQDAAEVAELAVQAAVERLDDGRTADRDIVLNPTLVVRGSTGPPRAS, encoded by the coding sequence ATGCGGGATCCAGGTGCCCGGCCGGGCGTGCCGGGTGGCTCGCCGGGCCGGGCGAAACGTCCGACCATGTCCGACGTCGCCGCGCGCGTCGGGGTTTCCCAGGCCCTCGTGTCACTGGTGTTCCGCAACCAGCCCGGCGCCAGTGCCGAAACGCGCGAGCGCGTGTTCCAGGCCGCCGAGGAGCTCGGCTACCGCCCCGATGCCGCAGCCCAGCTCCTGCGCCGCACCCGCAGCCGGCAGTTGGGCGTCCTGTTCACCATGCGCCACCCGCACGACGTGGACATCGTCGAAGCGGTCTACCCCGCGGCCAGGAAGCACGGCTACAACGTCGTGCTCAGCGCCATGGTCGCCACCCGCGGCGAGCGTCAGGCCGTGGAGGAGCTGCTCGCGCTGCGCAGCGAGGCGATCATCATCATCGGCACCGAGTCCAGCGCCCACGAACTGGCCGCGGTCGCCGGCCAGACACCCGTCGTGGAGATCAACCCGACCGCGCGAGCCGCCGGCGTGGACGTCGTCCGGACCGCCGACGGCAATGGGGTGCGCCAGGCGGTCGACCACCTCGCCGAACTCGGGCACCGCGCCATCGCCCACCTCGACGGTGGTGTCATGCCGGGTGCCGGTGAGCGGCGGCGCGGCTACCGTGCCGCCATGCGCCGTCACGGACTCGCCGAGCACATCCAGATCCATTCCGGCGACTACACCGAGGAGTCCGGAGCCCAGGCGGCCAGGGAACTGCTCGCGCACGACGAGCTCCCCACCGCGGTCATCGCCGGCAACGACCGCAGTGCCCACGGCCTGCTCACCACGCTCCTGCGCGCCGGCGTCCGCGTGCCCGAGGACGTCTCCATCGTCGGCTATGACGACAGCCAGCTCGCACGCCTGTCGTTCATCGACCTGACCTCCGTGCGCCAGGACGCAGCCGAAGTGGCCGAGCTCGCCGTCCAGGCGGCCGTTGAACGACTCGACGACGGACGCACCGCCGACCGCGACATCGTCCTCAACCCCACCCTTGTCGTGCGGGGAAGCACCGGGCCGCCGCGCGCTTCGTGA